In Agromyces archimandritae, one genomic interval encodes:
- a CDS encoding ABC transporter ATP-binding protein, with amino-acid sequence MTNQTPLTAEEQEELELAEKARLGSGDVDGGGMPPGKPANFGKSFARLIGLLKPHAFAFAFVSLLGAIGVVLTVAAPKVLGEATNLIFEGVVSKQMPPGATKEQVVEGLRAGGQDQVADMVSAMDSLVPGQGVDFVALSRVLIIVLALYMLGSILTWLQGYVINVIMVRTMWTLRESVERKINRLPLSYFDKVQRGELISRVTNDIDNITQTMQQSLSTVVTSVLTVIGVLIMMFSISWQLALVSLVSLPLMGVIFGVIGPKSQKAFGIQWRKVGRLNARVEESFSGHALVKVFGREESSREAFKKENQELFEASFKAQFLSGMIMPGMMFIGNLTYVGIAVLGGLMVVTGQLRLGDVQAFIQYSQQFTQPLSELGGMAAVVQSGTASAERVFELLDQDEESADPEDAPEPAAGNGTIEFENVSFAYTPERPLINDLSFRVEPGQTVAIVGPTGAGKTTLVNLIMRFYELDSGRILLNGQDIADLTRRDVRAKTGMVLQDPWLFAGTIRDNIRYGREDATEDEILEAARATYVDRFVHSLPDGYDTELDEDASNVSAGEKQLITIARAFVARPSVLILDEATSSVDTRTELLLQHAMNALRQGRTSFVIAHRLSTIRDADLILVMEHGDIVEQGTHDELIAKKGAYWRLYNSQFEQAATDLDAELEALSGAPADAAAEAEPDRTAELAEAGAAVGESQGAVGANLMGASAADAAAEADSDGEDAPKQG; translated from the coding sequence ATGACGAACCAGACTCCGCTCACGGCGGAAGAACAGGAAGAGCTCGAGCTCGCCGAGAAGGCGCGTCTCGGCTCCGGCGACGTGGACGGCGGCGGGATGCCGCCCGGCAAGCCGGCGAACTTCGGCAAGAGCTTCGCCCGCCTCATCGGGCTGCTGAAACCGCACGCCTTCGCGTTCGCGTTCGTGTCGCTGCTCGGCGCGATCGGCGTCGTGCTGACCGTGGCCGCCCCGAAGGTGCTCGGCGAGGCGACGAACCTCATCTTCGAGGGCGTCGTCTCGAAGCAGATGCCCCCGGGGGCCACGAAGGAGCAGGTCGTCGAGGGCCTCCGCGCCGGCGGCCAGGACCAGGTCGCCGACATGGTCTCGGCGATGGACAGCCTCGTGCCCGGGCAGGGCGTCGACTTCGTGGCGCTCAGCCGGGTGCTCATCATCGTGCTCGCGCTCTACATGCTCGGCTCGATCCTGACCTGGCTGCAGGGGTACGTCATCAACGTGATCATGGTCCGCACCATGTGGACCCTGCGCGAATCGGTCGAACGCAAGATCAACCGGCTGCCGCTCTCCTACTTCGACAAGGTGCAGCGCGGCGAACTGATCTCGCGCGTCACGAACGACATCGACAACATCACACAGACCATGCAGCAGTCGCTGTCGACGGTCGTCACCTCGGTGCTCACCGTCATCGGCGTGCTCATCATGATGTTCTCGATCTCGTGGCAGCTCGCGCTCGTCTCGCTCGTCTCGCTGCCGCTCATGGGCGTCATCTTCGGCGTCATCGGCCCGAAGTCGCAGAAGGCCTTCGGCATCCAGTGGCGCAAGGTCGGCCGGCTGAACGCCCGCGTCGAGGAGTCGTTCTCGGGCCACGCGCTCGTGAAGGTCTTCGGCCGCGAGGAGTCGAGCCGCGAGGCGTTCAAGAAGGAGAACCAAGAACTCTTCGAGGCCTCCTTCAAGGCGCAGTTCCTGTCGGGCATGATCATGCCGGGCATGATGTTCATCGGCAATCTGACCTATGTCGGCATCGCCGTGCTCGGCGGCCTCATGGTCGTCACCGGTCAGCTGCGCCTCGGCGACGTGCAGGCGTTCATCCAGTACTCGCAGCAGTTCACCCAGCCCCTCTCGGAACTCGGCGGCATGGCCGCGGTCGTGCAGTCCGGCACGGCCTCGGCCGAGCGCGTCTTCGAACTGCTCGACCAGGACGAGGAGTCGGCCGACCCCGAAGACGCCCCCGAGCCGGCCGCCGGAAACGGCACGATCGAGTTCGAGAACGTCTCGTTCGCGTACACGCCCGAGCGGCCGCTCATCAACGACCTCTCGTTCCGCGTCGAACCGGGTCAGACGGTCGCGATCGTGGGCCCGACGGGTGCCGGCAAGACGACCCTCGTGAACCTCATCATGCGGTTCTACGAACTCGACTCCGGCCGCATCCTGCTGAACGGGCAGGATATCGCCGACCTCACCCGGCGCGACGTGCGCGCGAAGACGGGCATGGTGCTGCAGGATCCGTGGCTGTTCGCGGGCACGATCCGCGACAACATCCGCTACGGCCGTGAGGACGCCACCGAGGACGAGATCCTCGAAGCGGCACGTGCGACCTACGTCGACCGATTCGTGCACTCCCTGCCCGACGGCTACGACACGGAGCTCGACGAGGATGCGTCGAACGTGTCCGCCGGCGAGAAGCAGCTCATCACGATCGCCCGCGCGTTCGTCGCCCGGCCCTCGGTGCTGATCCTCGACGAGGCGACCTCCTCGGTCGACACCCGCACCGAGCTGCTCCTGCAGCACGCGATGAACGCCCTGCGCCAGGGCCGCACCTCGTTCGTCATCGCGCACCGCCTGTCGACGATCCGGGATGCCGACCTCATCCTCGTCATGGAGCACGGCGACATCGTCGAGCAGGGCACGCACGACGAGCTCATCGCGAAGAAGGGCGCCTACTGGCGGCTCTACAACTCGCAGTTCGAGCAGGCGGCGACCGATCTCGACGCCGAGCTCGAGGCGCTCTCGGGCGCGCCGGCGGACGCCGCGGCCGAGGCCGAGCCGGATCGCACCGCCGAACTCGCCGAAGCGGGCGCCGCGGTCGGCGAATCCCAGGGCGCGGTCGGCGCGAACCTCATGGGCGCATCCGCTGCGGACGCGGCCGCCGAGGCCGACAGCGACGGCGAGGACGCCCCGAAGCAGGGCTGA
- a CDS encoding ABC transporter ATP-binding protein, which translates to MLGKLLVRYLKPYVWLLVGVLVFQLASAFASLYLPTLNADIIDKGVSQGDVGYIWARGSLMLAISLGQIACSITATYFAARTAMSLGRDIRNDVFERVASFSEREVTRFGSGSLITRNTNDVQQVQMLTVMGATMLVMAPALAIGGVVMALLQDVGLSWLIAVSVPAILLIAGLVISRMVPLFRSFQQKLDNVNRIMREQLTGVRVVRAFVREGIEEERFRGANTDIMVVGRRVGSLFVLLFPLAMLVLNVTVVGVIWFGGIQVDAGNVQIGTLFAFMQYVGQILMGVLMASFMTIMIPRAAVSGERIGEVLDAESTLVAPEHPVTEFPEHGTVSFRDVEFSYPGAEQPVLSGIAFEAARGETVAIVGSTGSGKTTLVSLIPRLFDATGGEVFVNGVDVREADLQTLWSTIGLVPQRPFLFTGTVASNLRFGREDATDEELWHALEIAQGRDFVEEMDGKLDARIAQGGTNVSGGQRQRLAIARALVHRPEILVFDDSFSALDLRTDANLRQALWRELPEVTKIVVAQRISTVTDADRIIVLDDGRMDGIGTHEQLLETSATYREIVESQLGAGQQGVEAQA; encoded by the coding sequence ATGCTCGGAAAACTGCTCGTCCGCTATCTGAAACCGTACGTCTGGCTGCTCGTCGGGGTGCTGGTGTTCCAGCTCGCTTCCGCGTTCGCCAGCCTCTACCTGCCGACCCTGAACGCCGACATCATCGACAAGGGCGTCTCCCAGGGCGATGTCGGCTATATCTGGGCCCGCGGCTCCCTCATGCTCGCGATCTCGCTCGGGCAGATCGCCTGCTCGATCACGGCGACGTACTTCGCCGCCCGCACCGCGATGTCGCTCGGCCGCGACATCCGCAACGACGTGTTCGAACGCGTCGCGTCGTTCTCCGAGCGCGAGGTCACGCGCTTCGGTTCCGGCTCCCTCATCACCCGCAACACGAACGACGTGCAGCAGGTGCAGATGCTCACCGTGATGGGCGCGACGATGCTCGTCATGGCGCCGGCCCTCGCGATCGGCGGCGTCGTCATGGCGTTGCTGCAGGACGTCGGGCTGAGCTGGCTGATCGCCGTCTCGGTGCCGGCGATCCTGCTGATCGCGGGCCTGGTGATCAGCCGCATGGTGCCGCTGTTCCGCAGCTTCCAGCAGAAGCTCGACAACGTCAACCGCATCATGCGCGAGCAGCTGACGGGGGTGCGCGTCGTGCGCGCCTTCGTCCGTGAGGGCATCGAAGAGGAGCGGTTCCGCGGCGCCAACACCGACATCATGGTCGTCGGCCGCAGGGTCGGTTCGCTGTTCGTGCTGCTGTTCCCGCTCGCGATGCTCGTGCTGAACGTCACGGTCGTCGGGGTGATCTGGTTCGGCGGCATCCAGGTGGATGCCGGGAACGTGCAGATCGGAACCCTGTTCGCGTTCATGCAGTACGTCGGTCAGATCCTCATGGGCGTGCTCATGGCGAGCTTCATGACGATCATGATCCCGCGCGCCGCGGTCTCGGGCGAGCGCATCGGCGAGGTCCTGGATGCCGAGAGCACGCTCGTCGCCCCCGAGCACCCGGTCACCGAGTTCCCGGAGCACGGCACGGTCTCGTTCCGCGACGTCGAGTTCTCGTACCCCGGCGCCGAGCAGCCGGTGCTCTCGGGCATCGCGTTCGAGGCGGCGCGCGGCGAGACCGTCGCGATCGTCGGCTCGACCGGGTCCGGCAAGACGACCCTCGTCTCGCTCATCCCGCGCCTGTTCGACGCCACCGGCGGCGAGGTCTTCGTCAACGGGGTGGATGTCCGCGAAGCGGATCTGCAGACGCTGTGGTCCACGATCGGACTCGTTCCGCAGCGACCGTTCCTGTTCACCGGCACGGTCGCGTCGAACCTCCGCTTCGGGCGGGAGGACGCCACCGACGAAGAGCTGTGGCACGCGCTCGAGATCGCACAGGGCCGCGACTTCGTCGAGGAGATGGACGGCAAGCTGGACGCCCGCATCGCCCAGGGCGGCACGAACGTGTCGGGCGGGCAGCGGCAGCGCCTCGCGATCGCCCGCGCCCTCGTGCACCGGCCCGAGATCCTCGTCTTCGACGACTCGTTCTCGGCGCTCGACCTGCGCACCGACGCGAACCTCAGGCAGGCGCTGTGGCGCGAGCTGCCCGAGGTGACGAAGATCGTCGTCGCCCAGCGCATCTCGACCGTCACCGACGCCGACCGCATCATCGTCCTCGACGACGGCCGCATGGACGGCATCGGCACCCACGAGCAGCTGCTGGAGACATCCGCCACATACCGGGAGATCGTCGAGAGCCAGCTCGGCGCCGGTCAGCAGGGAGTGGAGGCCCAGGCATGA
- a CDS encoding MarR family winged helix-turn-helix transcriptional regulator, which yields MTSQNDTPNTPNTPEEQGETASAPRRPLGALLKRVDRLIRREFDELFAGRGLTRGDWRRLNLIAGLVDDPEAADRLERRPDRVERLVARGWVAGRPGERRLTDDGRTALDELTGQVSGLRARIAGTVSDEDFRTTLRTLASIADELGGADAGSRPDRPRRGHHGRGRRGRRFRGGYAPVPGFGPEPWFGPAPGACGHGHQGRAFQGREPYAGCEHPHHHGHPHHEHPHGADRRA from the coding sequence ATGACTTCCCAGAACGACACTCCAAACACCCCGAACACCCCCGAGGAGCAGGGCGAGACGGCATCCGCACCCCGACGCCCCCTCGGCGCCCTGCTGAAGCGCGTCGACCGGCTCATCCGCCGCGAATTCGACGAGCTCTTCGCCGGCCGCGGCCTCACCCGCGGCGACTGGCGGCGCCTGAACCTCATCGCCGGCCTCGTCGACGACCCCGAGGCCGCCGACCGCCTCGAGCGGCGCCCCGACCGCGTCGAACGCCTCGTCGCGCGCGGCTGGGTCGCCGGCCGCCCCGGCGAGCGCCGCCTCACCGACGACGGCCGCACCGCCCTCGACGAACTGACGGGGCAGGTGAGCGGGCTCCGCGCACGCATCGCCGGCACCGTCTCCGACGAGGACTTCCGCACCACGCTGCGCACCCTCGCATCCATCGCCGACGAGCTCGGGGGTGCGGATGCCGGGTCGCGCCCCGACCGCCCGCGCCGCGGGCACCACGGGCGCGGCCGCCGCGGCCGCCGCTTCCGGGGCGGCTACGCCCCCGTGCCCGGCTTCGGGCCGGAGCCCTGGTTCGGCCCGGCCCCCGGCGCCTGCGGGCACGGCCACCAGGGCCGGGCGTTCCAGGGCCGCGAGCCCTACGCCGGCTGCGAGCACCCGCACCACCACGGGCACCCGCACCACGAGCACCCGCACGGCGCCGACCGGCGCGCCTGA
- a CDS encoding MarR family winged helix-turn-helix transcriptional regulator, with protein sequence MPAEDPLADIETSIARLRHPGPFGRPGPWGGADGRRGGPWGDPRAGRRPRAEGEQPGQHSGQPFGQPSGGGPHGRGPHEGGPGIHRGMRGPRGRDMLGAAHRMLVALARSDAPMSVGEIAAAIGVDQPRASRLVQGAVEIGHVRREADPDDARRTSIVLTDAGRAHLEEARSMRRGSIETALAGFSDEERTQFAALLRRFVDAWPA encoded by the coding sequence ATGCCCGCCGAAGATCCGCTCGCCGACATCGAGACCTCGATCGCCCGCCTGCGTCACCCCGGCCCCTTCGGGCGGCCCGGGCCGTGGGGCGGTGCGGACGGCCGGCGCGGCGGCCCCTGGGGCGATCCGCGCGCGGGGCGCCGCCCGCGCGCCGAGGGCGAGCAGCCCGGCCAGCACTCGGGTCAACCCTTCGGGCAGCCCTCCGGCGGCGGCCCGCACGGGCGCGGCCCGCATGAGGGCGGACCCGGCATCCACCGCGGCATGCGCGGCCCGCGCGGGCGCGACATGCTCGGCGCCGCCCATCGCATGCTCGTCGCCCTGGCCCGGTCGGATGCTCCGATGTCGGTCGGCGAGATCGCCGCGGCGATCGGCGTCGACCAGCCGCGCGCGAGCCGCCTCGTGCAGGGCGCGGTCGAGATCGGGCACGTGCGCCGCGAGGCCGACCCCGACGACGCCCGCCGCACCTCGATCGTCCTGACGGATGCGGGGCGCGCGCATCTGGAAGAGGCGCGCAGCATGCGCCGCGGATCCATCGAGACGGCCCTCGCCGGCTTCTCGGACGAGGAGCGCACCCAGTTCGCCGCGCTCCTCCGCCGCTTCGTCGACGCCTGGCCCGCCTGA
- a CDS encoding TetR/AcrR family transcriptional regulator: MTDDGRRRRGDASRRNVLEHAADLASIAGLDGLSIGRLATAARVSKSGVATLFGSKEQLQLATVAAARERFIDTVITPARREPRGIHRVLALLDAQLAYSQGRVFPGGCFFAAAMADVDAKPGPVRDAVIAADAEFAGYLTASIGYAIELGELAADTDAAQLAFELAALYEHANTHGVLTDSEEPYARARRAQAARLRAAGAPVDALARFTR; the protein is encoded by the coding sequence ATGACGGACGATGGGCGGCGACGGCGCGGCGACGCATCCCGCCGCAACGTGCTCGAGCACGCCGCCGACCTCGCATCCATCGCCGGCCTCGACGGCCTCTCCATCGGCCGCCTCGCGACCGCCGCCCGCGTCAGCAAGAGCGGCGTCGCCACCCTCTTCGGCAGCAAAGAGCAGCTCCAGCTCGCCACGGTCGCCGCCGCGCGCGAACGCTTCATCGACACGGTGATCACCCCCGCCAGGCGAGAGCCCCGCGGCATCCACCGCGTGCTCGCGCTGCTCGACGCCCAGCTCGCGTACTCGCAGGGCCGCGTCTTCCCGGGCGGATGCTTCTTCGCCGCCGCCATGGCCGACGTCGACGCGAAGCCCGGGCCGGTTCGGGATGCCGTGATCGCGGCCGACGCGGAGTTCGCCGGATACCTCACGGCATCCATCGGATACGCCATCGAGCTCGGCGAACTCGCCGCCGACACCGACGCCGCCCAGCTCGCCTTCGAACTCGCCGCCCTCTACGAGCACGCGAACACGCACGGTGTGCTCACCGATTCCGAGGAACCCTATGCCCGCGCCCGCCGCGCCCAGGCCGCCCGGCTTCGCGCCGCCGGTGCGCCGGTGGATGCCCTGGCGCGCTTCACCCGCTGA
- a CDS encoding alpha/beta hydrolase, whose product MGGAEGRPRASAPEPPAAPPRTAGALGIAVTAIRAAERVSPGLAAELALPLMRSTAPRLPVARDERGVHEQARRSVLRVRGRELAAYEWGGGRDTVLLMHGWRGRAAQFAPLIRELRGSGFRLVSFDAPGHGASPGRTTDMRDYLAAVDAVSARHGSLHAIVAHSLGALAAAVAVHEGAATTGRLVTIAGLSAARSVTHSFTGAIGLGAETAEGISRRYARRVLRDIDAPYERFDATTAALPVPTLIVHDRRDRQVPVGESLRLHEANPGSRLLLTEGAGHARILGDDAVLDAVAAFVG is encoded by the coding sequence TTGGGCGGCGCTGAAGGGCGCCCCCGGGCATCCGCACCCGAACCACCCGCCGCACCCCCGCGGACCGCAGGCGCGCTCGGCATCGCGGTCACCGCGATCCGCGCCGCCGAACGCGTCTCCCCGGGCCTCGCGGCCGAGCTCGCGCTGCCGCTCATGCGTTCCACCGCGCCGCGCCTGCCCGTCGCGCGCGATGAGCGCGGCGTGCACGAGCAGGCGCGCCGATCCGTGCTCCGCGTGCGCGGGCGTGAACTCGCCGCCTACGAATGGGGCGGCGGCCGCGACACGGTGCTGCTCATGCACGGCTGGCGGGGGCGCGCCGCCCAGTTCGCCCCGCTCATCCGCGAACTGCGCGGCAGCGGCTTCAGGCTCGTCTCCTTCGACGCGCCCGGGCACGGCGCTTCGCCCGGCCGCACGACCGACATGCGCGACTACCTCGCCGCGGTGGATGCCGTGAGCGCACGCCACGGAAGCCTCCACGCGATCGTCGCGCATTCGCTCGGGGCGCTCGCCGCGGCCGTCGCCGTGCACGAGGGCGCCGCGACCACCGGCCGGCTCGTGACGATCGCCGGACTCTCGGCCGCGCGCTCGGTCACGCACTCATTCACCGGTGCGATCGGGCTCGGCGCCGAGACCGCGGAGGGCATCTCGCGCCGGTACGCCAGACGGGTGCTGCGCGATATCGATGCACCCTACGAACGGTTCGACGCGACGACAGCGGCGCTGCCCGTGCCGACCCTCATCGTGCACGACCGGCGCGACCGGCAGGTGCCCGTCGGCGAGAGCCTCCGCCTGCACGAGGCGAACCCCGGCAGCAGGCTGCTGCTGACCGAGGGTGCCGGGCATGCACGCATCCTCGGCGACGACGCGGTGCTCGACGCGGTCGCGGCGTTCGTCGGGTAG
- a CDS encoding zinc-binding dehydrogenase: MHAWQFTNTHEPLVMNDVPEPTAAPGGVVIEVKAAGLCHSDVGLLEDEGWLALLAKRPITIGHEVAGVVAEVGEGVTDWKVGDRVGVCPTTDAGAPGYAFDGGFAPKMAVDRIALVRIPENVSFAYGAAGTDAGMTSHHAVIATGGVKAGTKLGVIGFGGLGQIGARVAVLAGAEVYVAEVNESVWDNVRAAGVKGVAKSIRDFADVGLDVIVDFAGFGVTTADAIETVRPGGRVVQVGMGRLEATINTRDLITKAVTLAGSVGGTKDDVQGVYDYFATGELNPAITEISFDEIPDGIQRLADGKVVGRLVATSGF, translated from the coding sequence ATGCACGCCTGGCAGTTCACGAACACGCACGAGCCGCTCGTCATGAACGACGTGCCTGAGCCGACCGCGGCGCCGGGCGGCGTCGTCATCGAGGTGAAGGCCGCGGGCCTGTGCCATTCCGACGTCGGCCTGCTCGAGGACGAGGGCTGGCTCGCGCTGCTCGCGAAGCGCCCGATCACGATCGGGCACGAGGTCGCCGGCGTCGTCGCCGAGGTCGGCGAGGGCGTCACGGACTGGAAGGTCGGCGACCGCGTCGGCGTCTGCCCGACGACCGACGCGGGGGCGCCCGGGTACGCGTTCGACGGCGGATTCGCGCCGAAGATGGCGGTCGACCGGATCGCGCTCGTGCGCATTCCCGAGAACGTGTCGTTCGCCTACGGCGCGGCCGGCACCGACGCCGGCATGACCTCGCACCACGCGGTCATCGCGACCGGCGGCGTGAAGGCCGGCACGAAGCTCGGCGTCATCGGTTTCGGAGGGCTCGGGCAGATCGGCGCACGGGTCGCCGTGCTCGCCGGCGCCGAAGTGTACGTCGCCGAGGTCAACGAATCCGTGTGGGACAACGTGCGCGCCGCCGGCGTGAAAGGGGTCGCGAAGAGCATCCGCGACTTCGCCGACGTCGGCCTCGACGTCATCGTCGACTTCGCCGGATTCGGCGTGACGACCGCCGACGCGATCGAGACCGTCCGCCCCGGCGGCCGCGTCGTGCAGGTCGGCATGGGCCGCCTCGAGGCGACGATCAACACCCGCGACCTCATCACGAAGGCCGTCACCCTCGCCGGCTCGGTCGGCGGCACGAAGGACGACGTGCAGGGCGTCTACGACTACTTCGCCACCGGCGAGCTGAACCCGGCCATCACCGAGATCTCCTTCGACGAGATCCCCGACGGCATCCAGCGCCTCGCCGACGGCAAGGTCGTCGGCCGCCTCGTGGCGACCTCGGGGTTCTGA
- the dcd gene encoding dCTP deaminase: MLLSDRDIKAELDQQRIRLEPHDPSMLQPSSVDVRIDRYFRLFDNHKYPFIDPAEDQPELTHLIEVKPDEAFILHPGEFVLASTYESVTLPDDVAARLEGKSSLGRLGLLTHSTAGFIDPGFTGHVTLELSNVATLPIKLWPGMKIGQMCFFRLSSPAEQPYGSAGYSSRYQGQRGPTASRSHLNFHRVDVSVTDAGASGE, translated from the coding sequence GTGCTTCTCTCGGATCGCGACATCAAGGCCGAACTCGATCAGCAGCGCATCCGCCTGGAGCCGCACGATCCGTCCATGCTGCAGCCGAGCAGCGTCGACGTGCGCATCGACCGGTATTTCCGGCTGTTCGACAACCACAAGTATCCGTTCATCGACCCGGCCGAGGATCAGCCCGAGCTCACCCATCTCATCGAGGTGAAGCCCGACGAGGCGTTCATCCTGCACCCGGGCGAGTTCGTGCTCGCATCGACCTACGAGTCCGTGACGCTGCCCGACGACGTCGCCGCGCGCCTCGAGGGCAAAAGCTCGCTCGGCCGCCTCGGCCTGCTCACGCATTCGACCGCGGGATTCATCGATCCCGGCTTCACCGGGCACGTCACTCTCGAGCTCTCGAACGTGGCGACGCTGCCGATCAAACTGTGGCCGGGCATGAAGATCGGGCAGATGTGCTTCTTCCGCCTGTCGTCGCCGGCCGAGCAGCCCTACGGTTCGGCCGGATACTCCTCCCGCTACCAGGGCCAGCGCGGGCCGACGGCGTCGCGCTCGCACCTGAACTTCCACCGCGTCGACGTGAGCGTCACCGACGCGGGGGCCTCGGGCGAGTAG
- a CDS encoding GNAT family N-acetyltransferase gives MTTPDVRWPRASGPLELRPATAADLDAVLVWRNRPEVTRWFINTVVDPDAFRARWLTAVDDPKDHSAIAVAGGDVVGFGTLELDDGLGQTHGDPANTRLVEAQLGYMIDPAHAGRGYATALARGLLEVAFEEVGVRRVTAGCFAENTASWHVMERVGMRREQHGVRDSWHAELGWIDGYTYALLADEWMPGAAADRCSASAGDERIRDGTSPVRDDEEPDRGADPGDHDDPEGRDRKHRGGALFTSRT, from the coding sequence ATGACCACTCCCGATGTGCGCTGGCCCCGGGCATCCGGCCCCCTCGAACTGCGCCCGGCGACGGCGGCCGATCTCGACGCGGTGCTCGTGTGGCGCAACCGCCCCGAGGTGACGCGCTGGTTCATCAACACCGTCGTCGACCCCGATGCGTTCCGGGCGCGCTGGCTGACCGCCGTCGACGACCCGAAGGACCATTCGGCGATCGCCGTCGCGGGCGGCGACGTCGTCGGCTTCGGCACGCTCGAGCTCGACGACGGGCTCGGCCAGACCCACGGCGACCCCGCGAACACGCGCCTGGTCGAGGCGCAGCTCGGCTACATGATCGACCCCGCGCACGCCGGCAGGGGGTATGCGACGGCGCTGGCGCGCGGCCTGCTCGAGGTCGCGTTCGAGGAGGTCGGCGTGCGCCGCGTGACCGCCGGATGCTTCGCCGAGAACACCGCCTCATGGCACGTCATGGAGCGGGTCGGCATGCGCCGCGAACAGCACGGCGTGCGCGACTCCTGGCACGCCGAGCTCGGCTGGATCGACGGCTACACCTACGCCCTCCTCGCCGACGAGTGGATGCCGGGGGCGGCCGCTGACCGCTGCTCCGCGTCAGCCGGCGATGAGCGGATCCGCGACGGCACGTCGCCGGTTCGCGACGACGAGGAGCCAGATCGCGGCGCCGACCCAGGCGACCACGATGATCCCGAAGGCCGTGATCGGAAGCACCGGGGAGGGGCACTTTTCACGTCCAGGACGTAG
- a CDS encoding globin domain-containing protein — translation MLTEQTRTVVAATAPVIAGRIDDITPRFYARMFAAHPELLDGTFSRANQRSGEQPKALAGSIVSFAVALLETSVAPAAVLERIAHKHTSLAVTPEQYAIVYEHLFAAIAENLGDAATPEVVDAWTEVYWLFADLLIARERSLYGAQANDRMWMPWRVAAKTLRTASIVEFTLEPADDTPVTDAVAGQFVSVRLPVADGLRQARAFTLLEPGATRRIAVKLDEDGEVTPLLHRDVNVGDVVELSNPYGAVTLGSSEAPLVLVSAGIGCTPSLAFLEALAAAGSEREVLVLHADRDAAQFAYAERIAELVDRLPNARLDVRYTGDARVDLAAETLPAGAEILLCGPLGFMKSQRDAAVRAGVPEMRIRYEIFGPDVWLAQPAAAAPSEAEAA, via the coding sequence ATGCTCACCGAGCAGACCCGCACCGTCGTCGCCGCGACCGCCCCCGTCATCGCGGGGCGCATCGACGACATCACGCCGCGCTTCTACGCGCGCATGTTCGCCGCGCACCCCGAACTGCTCGACGGCACGTTCAGCCGCGCGAACCAGCGCAGCGGCGAGCAGCCCAAGGCCCTCGCGGGCAGCATCGTGTCGTTCGCCGTCGCCCTGCTCGAGACCTCGGTCGCGCCGGCGGCCGTGCTCGAGCGCATCGCGCACAAGCACACCTCCCTCGCCGTCACGCCCGAGCAGTACGCGATCGTCTACGAACACCTCTTCGCCGCGATCGCCGAGAACCTCGGCGACGCCGCCACCCCCGAGGTCGTCGATGCCTGGACCGAGGTGTACTGGCTCTTCGCCGACCTGCTCATCGCCCGCGAGCGCAGCCTCTACGGCGCACAGGCCAACGACCGCATGTGGATGCCGTGGCGCGTCGCCGCGAAGACGCTGCGCACGGCATCCATCGTCGAGTTCACGCTTGAGCCGGCCGACGACACCCCCGTCACCGACGCCGTCGCCGGTCAGTTCGTGAGCGTGCGCCTGCCCGTCGCCGACGGGCTCCGCCAGGCGCGGGCGTTCACCCTGCTCGAGCCGGGCGCGACCCGCCGCATCGCCGTCAAGCTCGACGAGGACGGCGAGGTCACCCCGCTGCTGCACCGCGATGTCAACGTCGGCGATGTGGTCGAGCTGTCGAACCCGTACGGAGCGGTCACGCTCGGTTCGTCGGAGGCGCCCCTCGTGCTGGTGTCGGCGGGCATCGGCTGCACGCCGTCGCTGGCGTTCCTCGAGGCGCTGGCCGCTGCCGGCTCGGAGCGCGAGGTGCTCGTGCTGCACGCCGACCGCGACGCCGCCCAGTTCGCGTACGCCGAGCGCATCGCCGAGCTGGTGGATCGCCTGCCGAACGCCCGCCTCGACGTGCGGTACACGGGCGATGCCCGGGTGGATCTCGCCGCCGAGACCCTGCCTGCCGGTGCCGAGATCCTGCTGTGCGGGCCGCTCGGGTTCATGAAGTCGCAGCGGGACGCCGCGGTGCGGGCCGGCGTGCCCGAGATGCGGATCCGCTACGAGATCTTCGGGCCGGACGTGTGGCTCGCGCAGCCTGCCGCCGCCGCACCCTCCGAGGCCGAGGCGGCGTAG